Sequence from the Brevundimonas diminuta genome:
CCCGCCGGCGGCGTGCTGAGCCCGCGCCAGGCCCGCGTCCGCACCGCGCGTCGCGCCCTGGCGGCCCTCGGTTACGCCGAGGCCGTCACCTGGTCCTTCACCAAACAATCGACCGCGGCCCTGTTCGGCGGCGGGGATGATCGGCTGGTGCTGGAGAACCCGATCGCGGCCGATCTGGACTGCATGCGGCCCTCGGCCCTGCCGAACCTGATCCAGGCGGTGGCGAGGAACGCCGCGCGCGGTTTCGCCGACGCCGCCCTGTTCGAGATCGGCCCCATCTATCTGGGCGACGGTCCGGCGGATCAGCGCACGGTCATCGCCGGCCTGGTCGCCCCGCACGCCGCCCGTCACTGGGCCGGCGCCGGTGAGGACGCCCTGTTCACGCTCAAGGGCGACCTAACCACTTTGCTGGAAGAGATCGGCGCCCCGGTCGCCTCGCTGCAACTGGTCCAGGGCCAGAACCACGACTGGTGGCACCCCGGCCGCTCGGCCCGGCTGCAACTGGGGCCCAAGAATGTGATGGTCGAGTTCGGCGAACTCCATCCTCGCGTCCTGAAGGCGCTGGACGCCGACGGTCCGATCCTGGCTTTCGAAATCGTGCTGGACAATGTGCCGGAGCCACGCGGCAAAAGCGGCAAGGCGCGCGGAACCGCCGACCTGTCGGCCTTCATGCCCCTGACCCGCGACTTCGCCTTCGTGGTGGAAGACGCCAAGCCGGTCGGCGACCTGGTCCGGGCCGCGACGGGCGCCGACAAGGTCCTGATCGCAGATGTTCGCGTCTTCGACGTCTATCGGGGCAAGGGCGTTGACGAGGGCTTCAAGTCCGTGGCGCTGGAAGTCGTGATCCAGCCGCGCGAAGCCACGCTGACTGAAGCCGAGATCGAGGCCCTGACGGCCAAGGTCGTGGCGGCGGTGGAAAAGCAGGGCGGCAAGCTGCGGGCTTGAGGGGACGCAGCGCCGCCTTTCGGGCGGCGCGGGGGAACATACGCGATGACGACGGAACCTCAGGCGACCCAAGCGGATCGCGGCCATCTGCTGCGCGTCCTGGGCGTGACGTTCGGCGTCGCCGTCGTGGTCGGCGGCGTCATCGGTCAGGGCATATTGCGCACGCCGGGCGTGGTCGCCGAGGGGGTTCAGAACCCCACGATCATCATCGCCCTGTGGTGCATCGCGGGTCTGGTCGCCTGGATTGACGCCATGTCGACCGTCGAATTGGCCGCCTCGATCCGCAAGACGGGCGGCCCCTATATCTTCGCCCGTCGCGCCTTTGGGTCGTTGACCGGCCTCGCCGTCGGCGTTTGCGACTGGCTGGGCAATATGGGCGGCATCGCCTTCATCGCCGTGGTCTTCGGCGAATATCTGCATCGGTTGGGCGTCGCGACCAGCGTGCCCATCGGCGTCCTCGCCCTCCTCATCGTGGTCGTGGTGGGCAGCGTGCAATGGCTGGGCACCAAGGTCGGCGGTCGGTCGCAGGAGATCGGCAGCGCGGTCAAGGCGACCCTGTTCACCGTGCTGATCATCGGCCTGTTCCTGGCGCCGCGCGGCGCGCCCGTCGCGACCGAGATCGCGCCGGCGACGGCGGCGGCGCTGACCTTCGGCGGGATCGTCATGGCCCTGCGGGCGATCTCTGGAACCTATTACGGCTGGAACAGCGCCTCCTATTTCTGCGAGGAGGTCGTCGATCCGGGCCGGACCATCGCGCGGGCCACCTTTTCGGGCATCGCCGTGGTGACGGTGATCTATGTGCTGGCCAACCTGGCCTATCTGAACGTCCTGACGCCGGCCGAGATGGCCGGCTCGAACCTCGTCGCGGCGGATGCGGCCGGTCGAGTGTTCGGCGATGTCGCCGGCCCCATTGTCACGGCCATCTCGCTGGTGTCGCTGGTGACGATCATCAATGCGATGGTGATGGTGTTCCCGCGCGTCCTGTTCGCCATGGCGCGCGAGTATCAGGTCTCGGCCCTGACCCGGGTCGCCGCCAACGGCACGCCGCGTCTGGCCTTGATCGCCACCGTGCTGGCCGGCGGGCTGCTGGCCACCATCGGCGTCTATGAGACCCTGCTGACCTTCTCGACGTCGCTGCTGGCGCTGATGAGCGTGCTGGTGAACGCCGCCGTCATCGTGCTGCGCGTGCGCGAGCCCAATCTGGAACGGCCCTGGAAGATGCCGCTCTATCCCCTGCCGGCCATCGTCGCCCTGGCGATCAATACGACCCTGTTCGTGATCTTCGTGGTCGAGGATCCTTTGACGGCTGGAAAGGCCTTCGGAATGCTGGCGGTCCTGATCGGCCTAGCCTGGCTGCTGGTCCGGCGAAAGCGCGCCGCCGCCTGATCGGCGCGCCCTGGTAAGACCCCGTTAACCTTGAAGCCGCAAGGCTGCCGCAAAGGTCGGGGACGGTGCAACGAAGACCGGCGCGCCAGCCGGCCGTCCTCTCGTCGCCTTTCGGAGCGCCCTCCATGCATCGCCGCCAACTGATCCTTTCGGGCCTCGCCACCGCCGCCGGCGCCTCGTCGCTGGGCGCCTGCGCCTCGGCGCCGCCGCGCGATCCCAACTATCCGATCCGCTCGGACCAGACGGCCCAGGCCTACAGCTTCGATGAACTGGTTTCGGCCGGCTCGCGCGAGCTGGGCATCGCGGCCGAGGTCGTGGGCGGCGCGATCGAGCGCGTCTTCGCCGACCAGGGCGACCGCCCGACCGCCTATATCGCAGGCGAGGAAGGCTCCGGCGCCGTCGTCGTCGGCGCCCGCTACGGCCGCGGCGCCCTGCACATGAAGGACCTGTCGGCCTCCCAGGAAGTGTTCTGGCAGGGCGCGTCGGTGGGTTGGGACTGGGGCGGCAACGCCAGCCGCGTCTTCACCCTGGTCTATGGCCTGTACCACCCCGACATGATCTATCGCCGCTATCCCGGCATCGAGGGCTCAGCCTATCTGGTCGCGGGCCTGGGCGTGAACTATCAGCGCGCCGACGGCATCGTCCTGGCGCCGATCCGCACCGGCGTCGGCCTGCGCCTGGGCGCCAACGTCGGCACCATGAGCTACAGCCGCCAGCGGAACTTGCTGCCGTTCTAAGGGCGCCAGGCTCGCGACGCGTTCGCTCGCGGCTTGAGCGCGCGACTACGCCCTAGCTAACCAATCGCAGCGGCGGCGGCGCGTCCATCAGCGTCGCCAGCCCCTCGCGCCAGCTGGGATAGGCGGGCCGCCAGCCCAGTTCGGCCTTGGCCAGCGCGTTCGAGACGCGTTTTGAATCCAGATAGAAGCGGCGCATCGCCTCGCTGACGCTGTCGTCGGTCCAGTCGACCTGGGGCGGGCGGGGCAGGCCCATCCGATCCGCCGCCCATTCCATCACCACATCGGCGGGCGACGGTTCGTCGTCGGTCAGATTGTAGGCCGCTCCCGGACGCGGCCGCGCCATCGAGGCGAACAGGCCCGAGACGATGTCGTCCACATGGATGCGGTTGAAGACCTGGCCGGGCTTTCTGACCAGTTTAGCCGTGCCTTCCCTCAGCCGCTCGACCACGCTGCGCCCCGGTCCGTAAAAACCGGGCAGGCGGAAGATCTGGACCGTCAGCCCCATCCCCTGCGCCCCATCCAGCCAGTCGCGCTCGGCCCGGACGCGGCGTGCGCCCTCCAGATTGGCGGCGTTCAGCGGCCCGTCCTCGAACACCCATCCGCCGGCCCGGTCGCCATAGACGGAGGTGGAGGAGACATAACCGATCCAGTCGGGCCAGGCGTCGCCCGCCAATGGCCCCAGGGCCCGCAGACCCGGGCAACCCTGAGCGTCCGGCGCGGCGGTGATCAGCACGGCCGTCGCCGCCTCCAGCGCCGTTTTGAGGGCCGCCGTATCGCCGGGATCAATGGCCATGATTCCGTCGGCCGCCAGGGCGCGGCGCCGCTCGGGATCGCGCGACGTAGCGGTCGCGCGTCCGCCGCGCTGTATGGCCTCCAGCGCCGCCGCCCGTCCCAGATAGCCGCCGCCGAAGACCAGCAGATCGAGGGGAGGGGAGGCGATAGGCATTACGAAACTCAGGCCGTCAGAACTTGGGAAGGCGGCGCGTCAACTGCCGGTCGCGCCTCATTTTCCAGCGCCTCCGCCCGGCGTTGGTTCCAGGCGGAGACGCACGGCACGCGCCCCAGATCGGCCCGGTCGGCATAGCGGCGGGCGATGTCCGTCACCTCGTCCATCAGACCCTGCGCCAGGGTGATCGGCTTTAGGCCCAGGTCGCGGAACTGATCGTTGGCAACGACCAGATCGTTCTCGTCGGCCTCCTGACGTGGATTGGCGACATTGTGGATCCCGGCGCCGGTCTTGTCGGCGATCATGGCCGCCAGATCGCGCACGCGGCGGCTCTCGGTCATCTGGTTCAGGATCTTGACCCGGTCGCCGCGTTTGGGCGGGTTCTTCAGCGCCAGTTCGACGCAGCGCACCGTGTCCTGAATATGGATGAAGGCCCGCGTCTGGCCGCCCGATCCATGCACCGTCAGCGGATAGCCGACCGCCGCCTGCATCAGGAACCGGTTCAACACCGTGCCGTAATCGCCGTCATAGTCGAAGCGGTTGATCAGCCGCTCGTCCTGCTTGGTCTGCTCGGTCTGGGTCCCCCAGACGATGCCCTGGTGCAGGTCGGTGATGCGCAGATTGTCGTTGCGGGCATAGAACTGGAACAGCAGGGCGTCCTGCGTCTTGGTCATGTGATAGATGCTGCCCGGATTGGGCGGGAACAGGATTTCCTGTTCGGCGGGACCATTGTCGGTCTCCACCGTCACCTTCAGATAACCCTCGGGAATCCGCAGGCCCGCCGTGCCGTAGCCGTAGACGCCCATCGTCCCCAGGTGCGCCAGGTGGACGTCCAGGCCGCTTTCGACGATGGCGGCCAGCAGATGGTTGGTGGCGTTGATGTTGTTGTCGACCGTGTACAGCTTGTGCCG
This genomic interval carries:
- a CDS encoding DUF1134 domain-containing protein; this translates as MHRRQLILSGLATAAGASSLGACASAPPRDPNYPIRSDQTAQAYSFDELVSAGSRELGIAAEVVGGAIERVFADQGDRPTAYIAGEEGSGAVVVGARYGRGALHMKDLSASQEVFWQGASVGWDWGGNASRVFTLVYGLYHPDMIYRRYPGIEGSAYLVAGLGVNYQRADGIVLAPIRTGVGLRLGANVGTMSYSRQRNLLPF
- a CDS encoding NAD-dependent epimerase/dehydratase family protein, whose translation is MRVLVLGGDGFCGWPTALHLSAEGWDVTIVDNLSRRNIDNELEVQSLTPIRTMGERIKAWKDVSGRDIGFVNMTVGKEFDRLVALIRDFAPDSVVHFAEQRAAPYSMKSARHKLYTVDNNINATNHLLAAIVESGLDVHLAHLGTMGVYGYGTAGLRIPEGYLKVTVETDNGPAEQEILFPPNPGSIYHMTKTQDALLFQFYARNDNLRITDLHQGIVWGTQTEQTKQDERLINRFDYDGDYGTVLNRFLMQAAVGYPLTVHGSGGQTRAFIHIQDTVRCVELALKNPPKRGDRVKILNQMTESRRVRDLAAMIADKTGAGIHNVANPRQEADENDLVVANDQFRDLGLKPITLAQGLMDEVTDIARRYADRADLGRVPCVSAWNQRRAEALENEARPAVDAPPSQVLTA
- a CDS encoding APC family permease, with translation MTTEPQATQADRGHLLRVLGVTFGVAVVVGGVIGQGILRTPGVVAEGVQNPTIIIALWCIAGLVAWIDAMSTVELAASIRKTGGPYIFARRAFGSLTGLAVGVCDWLGNMGGIAFIAVVFGEYLHRLGVATSVPIGVLALLIVVVVGSVQWLGTKVGGRSQEIGSAVKATLFTVLIIGLFLAPRGAPVATEIAPATAAALTFGGIVMALRAISGTYYGWNSASYFCEEVVDPGRTIARATFSGIAVVTVIYVLANLAYLNVLTPAEMAGSNLVAADAAGRVFGDVAGPIVTAISLVSLVTIINAMVMVFPRVLFAMAREYQVSALTRVAANGTPRLALIATVLAGGLLATIGVYETLLTFSTSLLALMSVLVNAAVIVLRVREPNLERPWKMPLYPLPAIVALAINTTLFVIFVVEDPLTAGKAFGMLAVLIGLAWLLVRRKRAAA
- a CDS encoding SDR family NAD(P)-dependent oxidoreductase, with translation MPIASPPLDLLVFGGGYLGRAAALEAIQRGGRATATSRDPERRRALAADGIMAIDPGDTAALKTALEAATAVLITAAPDAQGCPGLRALGPLAGDAWPDWIGYVSSTSVYGDRAGGWVFEDGPLNAANLEGARRVRAERDWLDGAQGMGLTVQIFRLPGFYGPGRSVVERLREGTAKLVRKPGQVFNRIHVDDIVSGLFASMARPRPGAAYNLTDDEPSPADVVMEWAADRMGLPRPPQVDWTDDSVSEAMRRFYLDSKRVSNALAKAELGWRPAYPSWREGLATLMDAPPPLRLVS